Proteins encoded within one genomic window of Lysinibacillus louembei:
- the ychF gene encoding redox-regulated ATPase YchF: MALTAGIVGLPNVGKSTLFNAITKAGALAANYPFATIDPNVGIVEVPDARLNKLTELVEPKKTVPTAFEFTDIAGIVKGASKGEGLGNKFLAHIREVDAICQVVRCFEDENITHVSGTVNPIDDIEVINLELILADMESVEKRLQRVAKMAKQKDKEALIEEPILVKVKDALEAEKPARAADLSEDELKVIKGLHLLTIKPMLYVANVSEDEVADADSNKYVQMVREFATAEGAQVITICAKIEEEISGFEDEEKAMFLEELGIQESGLDQLIRASYDLLGLATYFTAGVQEVRAWTFRKGMKAPQCAGVIHSDFERGFIRAETVAYDDLVQFGSMAAAKEAGKVRLEGKEYIVQDGDIMLFRFNV; encoded by the coding sequence ATGGCATTAACAGCTGGCATCGTCGGTTTACCAAACGTAGGGAAATCTACATTGTTTAATGCGATTACAAAGGCTGGTGCACTTGCTGCGAACTACCCATTCGCAACAATCGATCCGAACGTAGGAATCGTAGAAGTACCAGATGCACGTTTAAATAAATTAACAGAATTAGTAGAACCGAAAAAAACTGTACCAACAGCATTCGAATTTACGGACATTGCAGGGATCGTAAAAGGTGCTTCCAAAGGTGAAGGGCTTGGTAATAAATTTTTAGCGCATATTCGCGAAGTAGATGCGATTTGCCAAGTAGTCCGCTGCTTTGAGGATGAGAACATCACACACGTATCAGGTACAGTAAATCCAATCGATGATATCGAAGTCATCAATTTAGAGCTAATTTTAGCTGACATGGAATCTGTAGAAAAACGCCTACAACGTGTTGCAAAAATGGCGAAGCAAAAAGATAAAGAGGCACTTATCGAGGAGCCTATTTTAGTGAAGGTGAAGGATGCGCTAGAAGCAGAAAAACCTGCGCGTGCAGCAGACCTTTCCGAGGACGAGCTAAAAGTTATTAAAGGCCTTCATTTATTAACGATCAAGCCAATGCTATATGTGGCTAACGTATCTGAGGACGAAGTAGCAGATGCAGATAGCAATAAATATGTGCAAATGGTCCGCGAATTTGCCACAGCAGAAGGCGCACAGGTTATTACAATTTGTGCAAAAATTGAAGAGGAAATTTCAGGCTTTGAGGACGAAGAAAAAGCAATGTTTTTAGAGGAGCTAGGCATTCAAGAGTCAGGCTTAGACCAATTGATTCGCGCTTCCTATGACCTATTAGGACTTGCAACATACTTCACAGCTGGCGTACAAGAGGTACGTGCATGGACGTTCCGCAAAGGTATGAAAGCACCGCAATGCGCAGGTGTCATCCACTCTGACTTCGAGCGTGGCTTCATTCGTGCAGAAACAGTTGCCTACGACGATTTAGTACAATTTGGCTCAATGGCAGCAGCAAAAGAAGCAGGTAAAGTACGTTTAGAAGGTAAAGAATATATCGTGCAAGATGGCGATATTATGCTGTTTAGATTTAATGTTTAA
- a CDS encoding DUF3267 domain-containing protein has protein sequence MQQPKIVELNMPKIAKLNIWLTIILVITFTIVYKIMYGQTNFSFLTMLVVAVLYIIFIVLHEAFHLIGFMMFGGAKFKELDYGINLKLGIAYATTVKPLTNSAMKKALLLPFWTTGVFPTILGFYIESFAFVLTGALLIAGAVGDFAMYKELRKFPNNVLVKDDPQLPKLYIVENSFYE, from the coding sequence ATGCAACAACCCAAAATAGTTGAGTTAAATATGCCAAAGATAGCCAAACTAAATATTTGGCTAACAATTATTTTAGTAATTACCTTTACTATCGTTTATAAAATCATGTATGGACAAACTAATTTTTCCTTTTTAACAATGCTAGTGGTAGCAGTGCTGTATATTATTTTCATCGTTTTACATGAAGCTTTTCATTTAATAGGCTTTATGATGTTTGGTGGTGCAAAATTTAAGGAGCTCGATTATGGTATCAATTTAAAGCTTGGTATTGCCTATGCGACAACCGTAAAACCGCTAACGAACAGTGCAATGAAGAAAGCTTTGCTATTACCATTTTGGACAACAGGCGTTTTTCCAACAATTCTAGGTTTTTATATCGAAAGCTTTGCGTTCGTCCTTACAGGGGCATTGTTAATTGCTGGTGCTGTTGGGGATTTTGCGATGTATAAGGAACTACGGAAATTTCCAAATAATGTGCTTGTTAAGGATGATCCTCAGTTGCCAAAGCTTTATATAGTCGAAAATAGTTTCTATGAGTAA
- the rpsF gene encoding 30S ribosomal protein S6, whose protein sequence is MRKYELMYIIRPNIEDEAKKAVVERFNEILTSNGAEIVEAKDWGKRRLAYEINDFREGFYQIVKVNAGTEAINEYTRLANISEDIIRHIAVREEEK, encoded by the coding sequence ATGAGAAAGTATGAATTAATGTACATCATTCGCCCGAACATTGAAGACGAAGCGAAGAAAGCTGTAGTAGAGCGTTTCAACGAAATCTTAACTTCAAACGGTGCTGAAATCGTTGAAGCAAAAGACTGGGGTAAACGCCGTCTAGCTTATGAAATCAACGACTTCCGCGAAGGTTTCTACCAAATCGTGAAAGTAAACGCTGGTACAGAAGCAATCAACGAATATACTCGTTTAGCTAACATTAGCGAAGACATTATCCGTCACATCGCTGTTCGCGAAGAAGAAAAATAA
- the ssb gene encoding single-stranded DNA-binding protein has product MINRVVLVGRLTKDPELRYTPSGVPMARFTVAVNRTFSNQQGEREADFIGCIAWRKQAENLANFMRKGSLIGVEGRIQTGSYEGQDGKRVYTTDVVADAVQFLEPRSGGASQGMQNQQPYGGNNYGGGQPSYNNQNNQQYGGGAPAQDPFDSYQQPPQNQQNYTRMDEDPFANSKGPIEVSEDDLPF; this is encoded by the coding sequence ATGATTAACCGTGTCGTACTCGTAGGAAGACTGACAAAAGATCCAGAGCTTCGCTATACGCCAAGTGGAGTTCCTATGGCTCGCTTTACAGTTGCTGTAAACCGAACATTTTCGAACCAACAAGGCGAGCGTGAAGCTGACTTCATAGGCTGTATTGCTTGGCGAAAACAAGCCGAAAATTTAGCAAACTTTATGCGTAAAGGAAGCTTAATTGGCGTTGAAGGACGCATTCAAACAGGTAGCTATGAAGGACAAGATGGAAAACGTGTGTATACAACAGATGTTGTAGCAGATGCAGTACAGTTCTTAGAACCACGTAGCGGTGGCGCGTCACAAGGTATGCAAAACCAACAACCATATGGTGGTAACAATTATGGCGGGGGACAACCAAGCTATAATAACCAAAATAACCAGCAATATGGCGGTGGTGCACCTGCGCAGGATCCATTCGATTCTTATCAGCAGCCACCACAAAATCAGCAAAATTATACACGTATGGATGAGGATCCATTTGCAAATAGCAAAGGCCCAATCGAAGTATCAGAGGACGATTTACCGTTCTAA
- the rpsR gene encoding 30S ribosomal protein S18 — translation MAGQRRGGRKRRKVCYFTANNITHIDYKDVDLLKKFISERGKILPRRVTGTSAKYQRKLTSAIKVSRIMGLLPFVAEDK, via the coding sequence ATGGCAGGACAACGTCGCGGAGGCCGCAAACGCCGTAAAGTTTGTTACTTCACTGCAAATAACATTACGCACATCGACTACAAAGATGTAGATCTTTTAAAGAAATTCATCTCTGAGCGCGGTAAAATTTTACCACGTCGCGTAACTGGTACAAGTGCAAAGTATCAACGTAAATTAACTTCAGCTATCAAAGTATCTCGTATTATGGGATTACTTCCATTCGTAGCAGAAGATAAATAA
- a CDS encoding CPCC family cysteine-rich protein, with protein MNNQNTLHPCPCCNYETLSSKSRGSFEICSICDWEDDNIQFDNPYYEGGANNISLYQA; from the coding sequence ATGAATAATCAAAATACACTTCATCCATGTCCATGTTGTAACTATGAGACCTTATCATCTAAATCACGTGGCTCTTTTGAAATTTGCTCTATTTGTGATTGGGAAGATGATAATATTCAATTTGATAACCCATACTATGAAGGTGGAGCAAATAATATTTCGTTATATCAGGCATGA